One Sodalinema gerasimenkoae IPPAS B-353 DNA segment encodes these proteins:
- a CDS encoding ShlB/FhaC/HecB family hemolysin secretion/activation protein, whose amino-acid sequence MPDSPFPDVGDPQPLPPPDELLDPRPGAETDESLDRLDGTLEVQGYRVEGSTRFTPDDFAPILEPFIGQMSFADLLQARSAITQFYVERGYITSGALLPPQTIEDGIVTIQVVEGALEDIVVTGDRRLNPEYVRSRLNLAAQTPLNIDDLLEALQLLQLDPLIENLSAELSASPRPGFNLLEVEISEARSFRPLLRIDSGRSPTVGAYRGTVELREANLTGWGDRARLSYSGTEGSHELQAGYRLPINPRNGTLETSVRVTGSEIIERPFDELNLTADSRDFELTYRQPLHRSPGEEFALGLTFSRRESETSLLEEPFPLSVGANERGETRLSVFRFFQEWTQRGSQEVLAARSQFNWGIPIFSNDTINSREPDGRFFNWRGQAQYLRLLAADGTSLLLRSDVQLSATSMVPLERFGLGGNFSVRGYSQDFLLADSGLFASAEVRFPIWTANAGENRLELRPFVDVGTVWSQGGSSFDRNTLASVGLGLQLGLGDRFSAKLDWGIPLINVQEQENRDVFQRQELYFQLEWQPF is encoded by the coding sequence CCTCAGCCATTACCGCCACCGGATGAGTTGCTAGACCCCCGTCCCGGTGCGGAGACGGATGAATCCCTCGATCGCCTCGATGGCACTCTGGAGGTCCAGGGCTATCGTGTAGAGGGGAGTACCCGCTTTACCCCTGACGACTTTGCCCCCATCTTGGAACCGTTTATCGGCCAGATGTCGTTTGCGGATTTGCTGCAAGCTCGTTCAGCCATTACCCAATTCTATGTGGAGCGCGGCTACATTACCTCCGGGGCCTTACTCCCACCTCAGACGATTGAGGATGGCATTGTGACGATTCAGGTCGTCGAGGGTGCGTTAGAGGATATTGTGGTGACGGGCGATCGCCGTCTGAACCCGGAATATGTGCGATCGCGCCTTAATTTGGCGGCCCAAACCCCCCTCAATATCGATGACCTCTTAGAGGCCTTACAGTTGTTACAACTCGATCCGCTGATTGAGAATCTCTCGGCGGAACTCTCGGCCAGTCCTCGTCCAGGATTTAATCTGCTAGAGGTGGAGATTAGCGAGGCCCGCAGTTTCCGTCCCTTGCTGAGGATTGACAGCGGGCGATCGCCCACGGTGGGGGCCTATCGCGGTACGGTGGAACTCCGCGAAGCCAACTTGACCGGCTGGGGCGATCGCGCTCGCCTGAGTTACAGTGGCACTGAGGGAAGCCATGAACTGCAAGCTGGCTACCGTCTCCCCATCAATCCCCGCAATGGAACCCTGGAAACCTCGGTTCGGGTGACTGGGAGTGAAATTATTGAACGTCCGTTTGATGAGTTGAATCTCACCGCTGACTCTCGGGATTTTGAACTCACCTATCGTCAACCGCTTCATCGTAGTCCAGGAGAGGAATTTGCCCTGGGCCTGACGTTCTCCCGCCGGGAAAGTGAAACCTCGCTATTAGAGGAACCCTTTCCTCTCTCGGTGGGGGCCAATGAGAGGGGGGAAACTCGTCTATCGGTGTTCCGGTTTTTCCAGGAATGGACACAACGGGGATCTCAGGAAGTCTTGGCGGCGCGATCGCAGTTCAACTGGGGAATTCCTATTTTCAGCAATGACACCATTAATAGCCGTGAACCGGACGGTCGTTTCTTTAACTGGCGAGGACAAGCACAATATCTCCGCCTGCTGGCCGCCGACGGAACCTCTCTGTTATTGCGTTCTGATGTGCAACTGTCGGCCACATCCATGGTTCCCCTAGAACGCTTCGGCTTAGGGGGGAACTTTAGTGTACGGGGCTATAGCCAAGACTTTCTCTTGGCTGATAGTGGCCTGTTCGCCTCGGCAGAAGTCCGGTTCCCCATCTGGACGGCGAATGCTGGCGAGAATCGCTTGGAACTGCGACCCTTTGTGGATGTGGGGACGGTTTGGAGTCAGGGCGGCTCTAGCTTTGATAGAAACACTCTAGCCTCTGTGGGCTTGGGGCTTCAGTTGGGGTTGGGCGATCGCTTTTCGGCCAAACTGGATTGGGGGATTCCTCTAATCAATGTCCAAGAACAGGAAAATCGCGATGTCTTCCAGCGTCAGGAACTCTATTTTCAGCTCGAATGGCAACCCTTTTAA
- a CDS encoding class I SAM-dependent methyltransferase, with translation MGILKDRDRSKLDSSDDARFYEMPRFVTHVDESFIDQLTQLYRDRLHANSHILDLMSSWVSHLPEDIPFGHVEGHGMNEAELAKNPQLDHYIIQNLNHNPKLPYADEQFDAVLNAVSIQYLQHPEEVFAEIHRILKPGGLAIISFSNRMFYQKAIQAWREGTDASRVELVKRYFQAVPGFAEPEVIAKTSNVPAVLQMMGFAGADPFYVVIGEKTLVKLA, from the coding sequence ATGGGAATTTTAAAAGACCGCGATCGCAGCAAACTCGATAGCAGCGATGATGCTCGATTCTACGAAATGCCACGCTTCGTCACCCATGTGGATGAGAGCTTCATTGACCAACTGACGCAATTGTATCGCGATCGCCTGCACGCCAACAGCCACATCCTCGACCTGATGAGTAGCTGGGTGTCCCATCTTCCCGAGGATATCCCCTTTGGCCATGTGGAGGGCCATGGCATGAACGAGGCGGAACTGGCCAAAAATCCCCAATTAGACCATTACATCATCCAGAACCTCAACCATAATCCTAAACTCCCCTATGCCGATGAGCAGTTTGATGCTGTCCTCAACGCCGTCTCCATTCAGTATCTGCAACATCCCGAGGAGGTTTTTGCCGAAATCCACCGCATCCTCAAACCCGGCGGATTGGCCATCATCAGCTTCTCCAACCGGATGTTTTACCAAAAAGCCATTCAAGCTTGGCGAGAGGGAACCGATGCCAGCCGAGTGGAACTGGTGAAACGCTATTTCCAAGCCGTTCCCGGTTTTGCCGAACCCGAGGTGATTGCCAAAACCTCCAACGTTCCCGCCGTCCTACAAATGATGGGATTTGCGGGGGCTGATCCCTTTTATGTGGTCATTGGGGAGAAAACCCTGGTCAAATTAGCGTGA
- a CDS encoding DoxX family protein — protein MNYIPVVARFFLAVIFLRAGISKIFGFAGVATMMENAGLPFPQVLLVGTIVFQILGSLSLILGYKTRIGVILLIIFIVPTSFIFHNPTDPTETTNFFKNLGLLGGLMMTLYSGAGPVSIDDRLAGYR, from the coding sequence ATGAATTACATCCCTGTGGTTGCTCGCTTTTTTTTAGCGGTCATTTTTCTGCGAGCTGGCATTTCTAAAATCTTTGGCTTTGCCGGAGTTGCGACCATGATGGAGAACGCCGGATTACCCTTTCCCCAAGTGTTGCTAGTGGGAACGATTGTCTTTCAAATCTTGGGAAGCTTATCGTTGATTTTGGGCTATAAGACTCGAATTGGAGTTATCTTACTCATTATTTTTATTGTCCCCACTAGCTTTATTTTTCATAATCCAACTGACCCGACAGAAACAACTAACTTCTTTAAAAATCTAGGGTTGTTAGGAGGGTTAATGATGACTCTCTATTCTGGTGCTGGTCCGGTGAGCATTGACGATCGCCTAGCAGGATATCGGTAG
- a CDS encoding IS110 family transposase, whose product MSKTPQWIGVDVSQQTLDVYIRPLGKAIQIPNSPTQIAQLVESWQNERIERVVVEATGKLERELVIQLQEAEFPVSVINPRQGRDFAKATGRLAKTDAIDAQTLAYYGEALKPPVLASSSAETRQLQELTSRRRQLIEMQTAEKNRCRRARGKALVDIEAHLDYLRGRLEQLNAEIEELTQNCAEWSSKVELLKTMPGIGQAIATTLVSDLPELGQLSAKKIARLVGVAPLNFDSGKYKGQRRIQGGRAPVRAILYMGAVVAMRYNPAIKVFYERLVKKGKPKKLALTACLRKLLVMLNAMVRDHRPWQYSESPAARP is encoded by the coding sequence ATGTCAAAGACACCTCAGTGGATCGGAGTTGACGTGAGTCAACAGACTCTGGATGTTTACATTCGTCCATTGGGAAAAGCCATCCAAATCCCCAACAGCCCGACCCAAATTGCCCAACTCGTCGAGTCTTGGCAAAACGAGCGGATCGAGCGAGTTGTGGTCGAAGCGACTGGGAAACTAGAAAGGGAACTGGTCATTCAATTACAAGAGGCCGAGTTCCCCGTTTCAGTCATCAATCCCCGCCAAGGTCGAGATTTTGCCAAAGCTACTGGTCGTTTAGCTAAAACTGACGCGATTGATGCTCAAACATTGGCGTATTATGGCGAAGCCCTAAAGCCCCCGGTTCTAGCATCGAGCTCGGCTGAGACTCGTCAACTACAAGAGTTAACGAGTCGCCGGCGTCAGCTCATTGAGATGCAAACGGCTGAGAAAAATCGTTGTCGTCGCGCACGTGGCAAGGCTTTGGTGGATATCGAGGCTCACCTAGACTATCTCAGGGGACGTCTCGAACAACTCAACGCCGAGATTGAGGAATTGACTCAGAATTGTGCGGAATGGTCATCAAAAGTCGAATTACTTAAAACCATGCCCGGCATCGGTCAAGCGATTGCCACTACCTTGGTTTCTGACCTACCCGAACTGGGTCAACTCAGTGCCAAGAAAATTGCTCGCTTGGTCGGTGTAGCACCCCTGAATTTTGACAGTGGCAAGTACAAAGGTCAACGAAGAATTCAAGGAGGTCGGGCACCGGTCCGAGCAATTTTGTACATGGGGGCGGTTGTGGCCATGCGATATAATCCAGCTATTAAAGTTTTTTACGAACGCCTCGTCAAAAAAGGCAAGCCGAAAAAACTAGCTTTAACAGCCTGTCTGCGTAAACTTCTGGTCATGTTGAATGCGATGGTTCGAGATCATCGACCCTGGCAGTATTCAGAAAGCCCAGCAGCTCGTCCTTAG
- a CDS encoding NAD(P)-dependent oxidoreductase, which translates to MKIGILGTGLMGQPMALKLLESNYEIIAYNRTAAKLDPIKAAGGAITTSPVEVLQEADCLITMLTNAEAIRETLLSDTAKAQWTAKTLIQMATIAPSESQTLQHDIEAAGGAYLEAPVLGSIPQVKTGELLVMVGATPSLFEQWLPVLQVFGKEPVLLGEVGTGSAVKLAMNQLIGSLTTAFAGSLAMVRQQGIEIEAFMEIVRQSALYAPTFDKKLSRMIAGNYENPNFPSKHLLKDMNLFSREAEKMGIDAKLSQAVSQVVEQAIAQGLADSDYSALFEAVKGG; encoded by the coding sequence ATGAAAATTGGCATTTTAGGAACCGGTTTAATGGGGCAACCCATGGCCCTCAAACTACTAGAATCCAACTATGAAATTATCGCCTATAACCGTACCGCCGCCAAACTAGACCCCATCAAAGCCGCTGGGGGCGCGATCACTACCTCTCCCGTCGAAGTTCTCCAAGAGGCGGATTGTCTCATCACCATGCTTACCAATGCCGAGGCCATTCGCGAAACGCTCCTCAGCGACACAGCCAAAGCCCAATGGACGGCCAAAACCTTAATCCAAATGGCAACCATTGCCCCCAGTGAAAGTCAAACCCTACAACACGACATTGAAGCGGCGGGAGGGGCGTATCTCGAAGCTCCGGTGTTGGGAAGTATTCCTCAAGTCAAAACCGGCGAATTATTGGTGATGGTAGGGGCAACTCCGAGCTTGTTTGAGCAATGGTTGCCTGTTTTACAAGTGTTTGGCAAAGAGCCAGTTTTGCTGGGAGAGGTTGGTACTGGTTCCGCTGTTAAATTGGCCATGAATCAACTGATTGGTTCCCTGACAACGGCATTTGCTGGAAGTTTGGCTATGGTTCGTCAGCAGGGAATTGAGATTGAGGCCTTTATGGAGATTGTCCGCCAAAGTGCGTTGTATGCCCCTACCTTTGACAAGAAACTCTCGCGGATGATAGCGGGGAATTATGAAAATCCTAATTTCCCTAGTAAACATTTACTCAAGGATATGAATCTATTTAGCCGCGAAGCCGAAAAAATGGGGATTGATGCCAAGTTGAGTCAGGCGGTGTCGCAGGTTGTCGAACAGGCGATCGCCCAGGGATTGGCGGATTCAGACTATTCGGCGTTGTTTGAAGCGGTGAAAGGAGGTTAA
- a CDS encoding Uma2 family endonuclease, with protein sequence MTAIAPSLSLEAFLQQPERKPYREYSQGKIIPKPMLQGRHSRIQQKLITAINAVTEPEKMALALPELRCSFGDRSLVPDIAVFRWPRIPLTENGEIGDRFNAAPDWTIEILSPEESSTRVASNILYCLEHNTEMGWLIDAKERLVQVFDGDRRIISIEQEGDLLPTPEFAQSLNLSLGTLWNWLKLG encoded by the coding sequence ATGACGGCGATCGCCCCCAGTCTCTCCTTAGAAGCGTTTTTGCAACAACCCGAACGCAAACCCTATCGGGAATATAGCCAGGGAAAAATTATCCCCAAACCCATGCTACAAGGTCGTCACAGCCGTATCCAGCAAAAACTTATTACCGCGATCAATGCTGTGACAGAACCGGAGAAGATGGCCTTAGCCTTGCCAGAATTGCGTTGTAGCTTTGGCGATCGCTCCCTAGTTCCCGATATCGCCGTCTTTCGCTGGCCCAGGATTCCCCTAACGGAAAACGGCGAGATTGGCGATCGCTTTAACGCCGCGCCAGATTGGACGATTGAAATTTTAAGTCCTGAAGAATCTTCGACTCGTGTCGCCAGTAATATCCTCTATTGTTTGGAACATAACACTGAGATGGGTTGGTTGATTGATGCCAAGGAACGACTCGTGCAAGTCTTTGATGGCGATCGCCGTATCATCTCCATTGAACAGGAGGGCGATCTCCTGCCCACCCCGGAGTTTGCCCAATCCCTCAACCTCAGCTTGGGAACGCTCTGGAATTGGCTAAAATTGGGATAA
- a CDS encoding endonuclease MutS2: MIREETLNLLEWQRVCQHLSTFAATKIGAIAARQLAIPGDRQQSQQLLQQTQEAYALEMNPQTGLTFGGIRDIWEALERAEIGGMLQGEELLNVATTLSGARQLRRVIDNTELEVPVLRELVSELRTYPELEQEIHHCIDERGDVADRASPQLEGIRRQLKQVRDRIYQTLNRIIQRQGSALQEHLITSRGDRFVLPVKAPQKEKIPGIVHDSSATGATLYIEPRAIVNENNTLRTLQRQEKNAEEVVLRRLSQSIAEVIPDLERLLAIVTQLDLANARARYSIWLEANPPRFVEATQATELRQLRHPLLVWQEKHEQGNAVVPINVSMSPAIRVVTITGPNTGGKTVTLKTLGLAMLMAKVGLFIPAREPVELPWFSQVLADIGDEQSIEQSLSTFSGHVRRISRILEAVADDENALVLLDEVGAGTDPSEGSALAIALLQHLSDRARLTVATTHFGELKTLKYEDARFENASVEFDDESLSPTYRLLWGIPGRSNAMQIARRLGLSSEVVDLAQSYIRSGISVDVNETIAELEAQRRRQETKADEASQIVAQAERLNQEISEKAEQLRRREENLKLQQEQAVQAAIDEAKEEIAKVIRRLQQGHATAQDAQKATEAMERIRQQRLPSASKPPKPKPGFAPKVGDRVRIPRLGQTAEVLAIEKEGELTVRFGLMKMEVPLADVESLSGEKPDLPQPKAKANPQKSSQTAAPAATVKTAPLVRTSTNTLDVRGSRVHEAEPRLEEAIAQAVPVGGALWIIHGKGTGKLRQGVHEILGRSPHIKNFELAAQKEGGAGVTVAYLK, translated from the coding sequence TTGATTCGCGAAGAAACCCTCAATCTCCTGGAATGGCAACGGGTATGCCAACATCTGTCCACCTTCGCCGCCACGAAAATCGGGGCGATCGCCGCTCGACAACTGGCTATCCCCGGCGATCGCCAACAGAGCCAACAGCTTCTGCAACAAACCCAGGAAGCCTATGCCTTAGAAATGAATCCCCAAACTGGATTGACGTTTGGCGGTATTCGTGACATATGGGAAGCCCTAGAACGGGCCGAGATTGGCGGGATGTTGCAGGGAGAGGAACTCCTGAACGTCGCCACCACCCTCTCCGGGGCGCGACAACTGCGGCGAGTCATTGATAATACTGAATTAGAGGTTCCGGTTTTACGAGAGTTGGTGTCGGAGTTACGCACCTATCCCGAGTTAGAACAAGAGATTCATCATTGCATCGACGAACGAGGGGATGTCGCCGATCGCGCCAGCCCCCAACTCGAAGGCATCCGACGGCAACTCAAACAGGTGCGCGATCGCATCTATCAAACCCTCAATCGCATCATTCAGCGTCAGGGAAGCGCCCTACAAGAACATCTCATCACCAGTCGCGGCGATCGCTTTGTCTTGCCCGTCAAAGCCCCCCAGAAGGAGAAAATCCCAGGAATTGTCCATGACAGTTCCGCCACTGGGGCCACTCTGTATATCGAACCTCGGGCGATCGTCAACGAAAACAACACCCTGCGAACCCTGCAACGGCAAGAGAAAAACGCCGAGGAAGTGGTGTTACGGAGACTCAGCCAAAGCATCGCCGAGGTGATTCCCGATTTAGAGCGATTGTTGGCGATCGTCACCCAACTGGATTTAGCCAACGCCCGCGCCCGCTATAGCATCTGGTTAGAAGCCAATCCACCCCGCTTTGTTGAAGCCACGCAAGCCACGGAACTGCGTCAACTGCGTCATCCCCTCCTGGTTTGGCAAGAAAAGCATGAACAGGGGAATGCAGTGGTTCCCATTAACGTCTCCATGTCGCCAGCGATTCGCGTGGTGACGATTACGGGGCCCAATACAGGGGGTAAAACCGTCACCCTGAAAACCCTCGGCTTGGCCATGTTGATGGCCAAAGTGGGGTTGTTTATTCCGGCGCGGGAACCGGTGGAACTGCCCTGGTTTTCCCAAGTCTTGGCCGATATTGGCGATGAACAATCTATTGAACAGAGTTTATCGACGTTTTCGGGCCATGTGCGCCGCATTAGTCGCATTTTAGAGGCCGTGGCGGATGATGAAAATGCCTTAGTGTTATTGGATGAAGTGGGGGCGGGAACCGATCCCTCTGAAGGGAGTGCGTTGGCGATCGCCCTCTTGCAACATCTGAGCGATCGCGCCCGTTTGACGGTGGCCACCACTCACTTCGGGGAGTTAAAGACCTTAAAATATGAGGATGCCCGCTTTGAGAACGCCTCCGTGGAGTTTGACGATGAGAGTTTATCGCCCACCTATCGCCTCTTATGGGGAATTCCGGGCCGTTCTAATGCCATGCAGATTGCTCGTCGTTTAGGATTATCCTCGGAGGTGGTGGATTTAGCCCAGAGCTATATCCGTTCCGGCATTAGCGTCGATGTGAATGAAACCATCGCCGAGTTAGAGGCACAACGACGGCGACAGGAGACGAAAGCCGATGAAGCCAGTCAAATTGTGGCCCAGGCGGAACGGTTAAATCAGGAGATTAGCGAGAAAGCCGAACAGTTACGCCGTCGGGAGGAAAACCTGAAACTGCAACAGGAACAGGCGGTTCAGGCGGCTATTGATGAGGCGAAAGAAGAGATTGCCAAGGTGATTCGCCGGCTACAGCAGGGCCATGCAACGGCTCAGGATGCCCAGAAAGCCACCGAGGCCATGGAACGGATTCGTCAACAACGACTCCCCAGTGCCTCGAAACCGCCGAAACCGAAACCGGGATTTGCCCCGAAGGTGGGCGATCGCGTGCGCATTCCTCGTTTGGGGCAAACGGCGGAAGTCTTAGCCATTGAGAAAGAGGGAGAGTTAACGGTGCGCTTCGGGTTGATGAAGATGGAGGTTCCCCTAGCAGATGTGGAATCCCTGTCTGGGGAAAAACCGGATCTGCCTCAGCCGAAAGCGAAGGCCAACCCTCAAAAATCCAGTCAGACGGCGGCCCCAGCCGCAACGGTGAAAACCGCTCCTCTTGTGCGTACCTCTACCAACACCCTAGATGTGCGGGGGAGCCGGGTACATGAGGCGGAACCTCGTTTGGAGGAGGCGATCGCCCAAGCGGTTCCGGTTGGGGGGGCCTTGTGGATTATTCATGGCAAGGGAACCGGCAAGTTACGCCAGGGGGTTCATGAGATTTTGGGGCGATCGCCGCATATTAAAAACTTCGAGTTGGCCGCACAGAAAGAAGGCGGCGCGGGGGTGACGGTGGCCTATCTCAAGTGA
- a CDS encoding mechanosensitive ion channel family protein — protein sequence MTAILQEIQTRLIQLIGEAFQLLPAIVVALLILALTKWGAKNFQRVVHKGSSRLLRSRSLQSLVSQISYVAAWVVGILAAAVIAFPNLGLGDIIALLGLGSVAIGFAFQDIFKNFLAGVLLLLQEPFELHDQIIVGEFEGIIEEVAIRSTQIRTYRGERVLIPNSIVFTSPVTVLTAFSSRRTDLAIGVDYNTPLPMAVQVLKEALNGVEGVMAEPDVEVDVVGFGDSSIDLLVRYWTLPQRIEVRRAQTRVMMALKAACDRADISIPYPIRTVYHYDQREFNELFSRSEHQN from the coding sequence ATGACTGCTATTCTGCAAGAAATTCAAACCCGTCTGATTCAACTCATCGGTGAGGCATTTCAGTTACTGCCGGCCATTGTCGTGGCGTTGCTGATTCTCGCCTTGACAAAGTGGGGCGCTAAAAACTTTCAACGGGTGGTTCATAAAGGGTCGAGCCGTCTGTTGCGGAGTCGTTCCTTACAGTCGTTGGTGTCGCAAATCAGTTATGTTGCGGCGTGGGTGGTGGGGATTCTAGCAGCGGCGGTGATTGCCTTTCCCAACTTGGGGTTAGGGGATATTATCGCCCTACTAGGGTTAGGGTCTGTTGCCATTGGTTTTGCGTTCCAGGATATCTTCAAGAATTTCCTGGCTGGAGTCCTACTGTTATTGCAAGAACCGTTTGAACTCCATGATCAGATTATTGTGGGAGAGTTCGAGGGCATTATTGAAGAGGTGGCAATTCGCTCAACCCAAATTCGCACCTATCGCGGTGAGCGGGTATTGATTCCTAACTCGATTGTGTTTACCAGTCCTGTGACAGTATTGACGGCGTTTTCGTCCCGTCGGACCGATTTAGCGATTGGGGTGGACTACAATACCCCTTTGCCCATGGCGGTTCAGGTGTTAAAAGAGGCCCTAAACGGAGTTGAGGGGGTTATGGCTGAACCCGATGTAGAAGTGGATGTGGTGGGGTTTGGTGATAGTTCCATTGATTTGTTGGTACGCTATTGGACGTTACCGCAACGGATTGAAGTGCGGAGAGCCCAAACACGAGTGATGATGGCGCTCAAGGCGGCCTGCGATCGCGCGGACATCAGTATTCCCTATCCGATTCGCACGGTGTATCACTATGATCAGCGGGAGTTTAATGAGTTATTTTCCCGTTCAGAACATCAGAATTAG
- the psb35 gene encoding photosystem II assembly protein Psb35, with protein sequence MTYFLTTGAEQAFSYPISGIIVGVVGFIAAVTLGSLAWYNSKRPPGWEDKERPDIVPDIDTQ encoded by the coding sequence ATGACTTACTTCTTAACCACTGGCGCTGAACAAGCCTTTTCCTATCCCATCTCAGGCATCATTGTGGGAGTCGTCGGCTTTATTGCGGCGGTTACCCTAGGCTCTCTAGCCTGGTACAACTCCAAACGTCCGCCCGGTTGGGAAGACAAGGAGCGTCCCGATATCGTTCCTGATATTGATACCCAATAA